In the Gossypium raimondii isolate GPD5lz chromosome 9, ASM2569854v1, whole genome shotgun sequence genome, one interval contains:
- the LOC128032603 gene encoding uncharacterized protein LOC128032603, which produces MIEYHPSKANVMVNALSQRTMTDLRIMFARLSLFEDRCLLAELQVKPTWIDQIQDNQLGDESLIQRFCQVESGSTSDFMLNTDGVLRFQGLVCVLNDSDLRQSILREAHSSHCAMHPSGNNLYRNLRELYWWPRSKRVVTDFVARFLTYQQVKAEHQLPAGLFNMFSFIYGNGNE; this is translated from the coding sequence ATGATAGAGTATCATCCTAGTAAGGCCAATGTGATGGTCAATGCTCTCAGCCAAAGAACGATGACTGATTTGAGAATAATGTTCGCTCGACTTAGTCTGTTCGAGGATAGATGTCTGTTAgccgagttgcaagttaagcctACTTGGATTGATCAGATTCAGGACAATCAGTTGGGGGATGAGTCATTGATTCAACGATTTTGTCAAGTTGAGAGTGGCAGTACTTCAGATTTTATGCTGAATACGGATGGGGTTTTACGTTTTCAAGGTCTGGTTTGTGTACTAAACGATTCTGATCTGAGACAATCGATTCTGAGGGAGGCGCATAGTAGCCATTGTGCTATGCATCCCAGTGGTAATAATTTGTATCGGAATCTCCGTGAACTGTACTGGTGGCCGAGATCGAAGCGTGTGGTTACAGATTTTGTTGCTCGTTTTTTGACGTAccagcaagttaaggctgagcaccagTTGCCTGCAGGTTTGTTCAACatgtttagttttatttatggAAATGGGAATGAGTGA